The following proteins come from a genomic window of Pseudomonas syringae:
- a CDS encoding alpha/beta hydrolase: protein MKLLGILTLILALTGCSSMLFYPERGVPFTPDKARLQYQDVSLTAADGTRLRGWWLPAKEGVPVKGTVLHLHGNGGNLAWHLGGVWWLPEQGYQVLMVDYRGYGESQGEPSLPAIYQDVQAAFDWLNTAPQVQGKPLVVLGQSIGGALAVHYLSEHPQERARVKALVLDSVPASYRSVARNSLSSSWLTWPLKTPLSWLIPDADSAVNGLPQLAGTPMLIFHSMDDTLVPLANGIELYKAAPPPRVLQLTRGEHVQTFADPLWRQVMLRYLDDPTHFNGLRRLAEVPNYPDQAPASTPATAPAQ from the coding sequence TTGAAACTGCTCGGCATCCTCACCCTGATCCTCGCGCTCACCGGCTGCAGCTCCATGCTGTTCTATCCCGAACGTGGCGTACCGTTCACGCCGGACAAGGCGCGCCTGCAGTATCAGGATGTGAGCCTCACCGCCGCCGACGGTACGCGTCTGCGTGGCTGGTGGCTGCCTGCCAAAGAGGGTGTACCCGTCAAGGGCACGGTCCTGCACCTGCATGGTAACGGTGGCAATCTGGCGTGGCATCTTGGCGGAGTCTGGTGGCTGCCCGAGCAGGGTTATCAAGTACTGATGGTTGATTATCGTGGCTATGGCGAGTCGCAGGGCGAGCCCAGCCTTCCGGCGATCTATCAGGACGTACAAGCCGCCTTCGACTGGCTGAACACTGCACCTCAGGTGCAAGGCAAACCCCTTGTGGTACTGGGGCAAAGCATCGGTGGTGCGTTGGCAGTGCATTACCTGTCAGAGCATCCGCAAGAACGCGCCCGAGTGAAGGCGCTGGTGCTGGACAGCGTGCCCGCCAGTTATCGCAGCGTCGCGCGCAACTCGCTGAGCAGTTCCTGGCTGACCTGGCCTTTGAAAACCCCGCTGTCATGGCTGATCCCGGATGCCGACAGCGCGGTCAACGGCCTGCCGCAACTGGCCGGTACGCCGATGCTGATCTTCCACAGCATGGACGACACCCTGGTGCCACTCGCCAACGGCATCGAACTGTACAAGGCCGCGCCGCCACCGCGTGTCCTGCAACTGACCCGGGGCGAACACGTGCAGACCTTCGCCGACCCGCTCTGGCGTCAGGTCATGCTGCGCTATCTGGACGACCCGACACACTTCAATGGCCTGCGTCGCCTGGCGGAAGTGCCCAACTATCCAGATCAAGCCCCAGCTTCAACCCCTGCAACAGCGCCAGCGCAATGA
- a CDS encoding flavohemoglobin expression-modulating QEGLA motif protein — protein sequence MDEYQQTIRALSDRIVVAQTPIRILDAVKWDDTIRQEFLAADGKALPAVNRAYYESRPLGFDSAALKQEFQNIERDVTRQLGQFNPVGQIMRRMCREYRMVVRMLEARGTSDFGLISQELYGSASDAFHAGDPTLADLGLMLSDYLNNIAGRGDLKDEPKILTAKDAVGLLQSRLNRVFGEAEETIRVFESDGIVADAAAGADYIKIRSDAMFNERDVRALEVHEGLVHVGTTLNGQNQPICTFLSKGPPSSTVTQEGLAILMEVIAFASYPSRLRKLTNRTRAIHMAEQGADFLDVFGFYREQGFGMSESYGNASRVFRGSVPNGLPFTKDLSYLKGFIMVYNYIQLAVRKGKLEQVPLLFCGKTTLEDMRTLRQLVDEGLVVAPKYLPDQFRDMNALSAWMCFSNFLNHLSLDRIEADYSNIL from the coding sequence GTGGACGAGTATCAACAGACTATTCGTGCGTTGTCGGATCGGATCGTCGTTGCACAGACACCGATCCGCATTCTGGATGCAGTGAAGTGGGACGACACCATTCGCCAGGAGTTTCTGGCTGCCGATGGTAAGGCGCTGCCTGCTGTGAATCGCGCGTATTACGAGAGCCGTCCGTTGGGGTTTGATTCGGCTGCCTTGAAGCAGGAGTTTCAGAACATCGAGCGCGACGTCACGCGTCAATTGGGGCAGTTCAACCCGGTCGGGCAGATCATGCGCCGCATGTGCCGGGAATACCGCATGGTGGTGCGCATGCTCGAAGCGCGTGGCACGTCGGATTTCGGGCTGATTTCTCAGGAACTCTACGGCTCGGCGTCCGATGCCTTCCACGCCGGTGACCCGACGCTGGCCGACCTCGGGCTGATGCTTTCGGATTACCTGAACAACATCGCCGGGCGCGGTGACCTCAAGGACGAACCGAAAATCCTCACGGCCAAAGACGCAGTGGGCTTGTTGCAGTCGCGCCTGAACCGGGTGTTCGGTGAGGCCGAAGAGACCATCCGGGTTTTCGAGTCCGACGGCATCGTTGCCGACGCCGCTGCGGGGGCCGATTACATCAAGATCCGCAGTGACGCGATGTTTAACGAGCGTGACGTGCGTGCGCTGGAAGTGCATGAGGGGCTGGTACATGTCGGCACCACACTCAACGGGCAGAACCAGCCGATCTGTACCTTCCTGTCCAAGGGGCCGCCGTCGTCGACTGTCACTCAGGAAGGCCTGGCGATACTCATGGAAGTCATCGCCTTCGCGTCCTATCCCAGCCGCCTGCGCAAGCTGACCAACCGCACGCGAGCCATTCACATGGCCGAACAGGGCGCTGATTTTCTGGATGTTTTCGGGTTCTATCGCGAGCAGGGCTTTGGCATGTCGGAAAGCTACGGCAATGCCAGTCGAGTGTTCCGCGGCTCGGTGCCGAACGGGCTGCCGTTCACCAAAGACCTTTCGTACCTGAAGGGTTTCATCATGGTCTACAACTACATCCAGCTGGCCGTGCGCAAGGGCAAGCTCGAACAGGTGCCCCTGCTGTTCTGCGGCAAGACCACGCTGGAAGACATGCGCACCCTGCGGCAACTGGTGGATGAAGGCCTGGTGGTCGCCCCCAAATACCTGCCCGACCAGTTCCGCGACATGAACGCCCTGTCGGCCTGGATGTGCTTCTCCAACTTCCTCAACCACCTGAGCCTGGACCGCATCGAGGCGGATTACTCGAATATTTTGTAG
- a CDS encoding TetR/AcrR family transcriptional regulator produces the protein MGGFFLRFFQDIEKEAVLTIAREGAASVASAVAKSIKYQGRKTARQGSEQRRQVILDAAMRIVVRDGVRAVRHRAVATEAGVPLSATTYYFKDINDLLTDAFAQYVQRSADYLAMLWQNTEVILREMMSRSSGSPTDRFRLADDIARMVMEYLRHQLLTRRDYLIAEQAFYHEALINPRLTPLVMAHQEILLQGSCQFFQVIGSLQPHQDAQVLTGLIRRMEYQGLLRGPERQADEEMLCILMRQLRLVLGTPQPLRE, from the coding sequence ATGGGCGGCTTTTTTTTAAGGTTTTTTCAAGACATTGAAAAGGAAGCTGTTTTGACCATCGCCAGAGAAGGCGCTGCCAGCGTAGCAAGCGCCGTAGCCAAAAGTATCAAGTACCAGGGCCGCAAGACCGCCCGCCAGGGCAGTGAGCAGCGCAGGCAAGTGATTCTGGATGCCGCCATGCGCATTGTCGTGCGTGACGGCGTACGGGCCGTGCGCCACCGTGCAGTGGCCACCGAGGCTGGCGTGCCGTTGTCGGCGACGACCTACTATTTCAAGGACATCAATGACCTGCTGACCGATGCCTTCGCCCAGTATGTGCAGCGCAGTGCCGATTACCTGGCCATGCTCTGGCAGAACACCGAAGTGATCCTGCGCGAGATGATGAGCCGCAGTTCCGGCAGTCCGACCGATCGCTTTCGACTGGCCGATGACATCGCGCGTATGGTGATGGAGTACCTTCGGCATCAGTTGCTGACTCGTCGGGATTATCTGATCGCCGAGCAGGCGTTTTACCACGAGGCGCTGATCAACCCGCGTCTGACGCCGTTGGTAATGGCTCATCAGGAAATTCTGTTGCAGGGCAGTTGTCAGTTTTTCCAGGTGATCGGCTCGTTGCAGCCGCATCAGGATGCCCAAGTATTGACCGGGCTCATCCGCCGCATGGAGTACCAGGGCCTGTTGCGTGGGCCGGAGCGTCAGGCGGATGAGGAAATGCTCTGTATTCTCATGCGTCAATTGCGCTTGGTGCTGGGCACGCCTCAGCCGTTACGAGAGTAG
- the lysS gene encoding lysine--tRNA ligase: MSDQQLDPQALQQEENTLIALRKEKLAAGRAKGQAFPNDFRRDSYCNDLQKQYVDKTKEELAEAAIPVKVAGRIMLNRGSFMVIQDMTGRIQVYVNRKTLPEETLAEVKTWDLGDIIAAEGTLARSGKGDLYVEMTSVRLLTKSLRPLPDKHHGLTDTEQRYRQRYVDLIVNEDVRETFRVRSQVIAHIRSFLMKRDFLEVETPMLQTIPGGAAAKPFETHHNALDLEMFLRIAPELYLKRLVVGGFEKVFEINRNFRNEGVSTRHNPEFTMLEFYQAYADYEDNMDLTEELFRELAELVLGSTDVPYGDKVFHFGEPFVRLSVFDSILKYNPELTAADLQDVDKARAIAKKAGAKVLGFEGLGKLQVMIFEELVEHKLEQPHFITQYPFEVSPLARRNDDNPNVTDRFELFIGGREIANAYSELNDAEDQAERFQAQVADKDAGDDEAMHYDADFVRALEYGMPPTAGEGIGIDRLVMLLTDSPSIRDVILFPHMRPQA; the protein is encoded by the coding sequence ATGAGCGACCAACAACTCGACCCGCAAGCCCTGCAACAGGAAGAAAACACCCTGATCGCCTTGCGCAAGGAAAAGCTTGCTGCCGGCCGTGCCAAGGGTCAGGCCTTCCCCAACGACTTCCGCCGCGACAGCTACTGCAACGACTTGCAGAAACAGTACGTCGACAAGACCAAGGAAGAACTGGCAGAGGCAGCGATTCCGGTCAAGGTTGCCGGTCGTATCATGCTCAACCGTGGCTCGTTCATGGTCATTCAGGACATGACCGGACGCATTCAGGTCTATGTCAATCGCAAGACCCTGCCTGAAGAAACCCTGGCCGAGGTGAAAACCTGGGACCTGGGGGACATCATTGCTGCCGAAGGCACGCTGGCGCGTTCCGGCAAGGGCGACCTGTACGTCGAAATGACCAGCGTGCGCCTGCTGACCAAGTCACTGCGTCCGCTGCCTGACAAGCACCACGGCCTGACCGACACCGAGCAGCGCTACCGCCAGCGCTACGTCGACCTGATCGTCAACGAAGACGTGCGCGAAACCTTCCGCGTCCGCTCGCAGGTCATCGCCCACATCCGCAGCTTCCTGATGAAGCGTGACTTCCTCGAAGTCGAAACGCCGATGTTGCAGACCATTCCAGGCGGTGCGGCAGCCAAACCGTTCGAAACCCACCACAATGCGCTGGACCTGGAAATGTTCCTGCGCATCGCGCCTGAGCTGTACCTCAAGCGTCTGGTGGTTGGCGGTTTTGAAAAGGTGTTCGAGATCAACCGCAACTTCCGTAACGAAGGCGTTTCGACCCGGCACAACCCCGAGTTCACCATGCTCGAGTTCTACCAGGCCTACGCTGACTACGAAGACAACATGGACCTCACCGAGGAACTGTTCCGCGAACTGGCGGAACTGGTTCTGGGCAGCACCGACGTGCCTTATGGCGACAAGGTGTTTCATTTCGGCGAACCGTTCGTGCGCCTGTCGGTGTTCGATTCGATCCTCAAGTACAACCCTGAGCTGACCGCAGCCGATCTGCAGGATGTCGACAAGGCACGCGCCATCGCCAAAAAGGCCGGTGCGAAAGTGCTGGGCTTCGAAGGTCTGGGCAAATTGCAGGTGATGATTTTCGAAGAGCTGGTGGAGCACAAGCTGGAGCAGCCGCACTTCATCACCCAGTACCCGTTCGAAGTGTCGCCGCTGGCCCGTCGCAACGACGACAACCCGAACGTCACCGACCGTTTCGAGCTGTTCATCGGCGGCCGCGAAATCGCCAACGCCTACTCCGAGCTCAACGATGCCGAAGATCAGGCCGAACGCTTCCAGGCACAAGTAGCCGACAAGGACGCCGGTGATGACGAAGCCATGCACTACGACGCCGACTTTGTACGTGCGCTGGAATATGGCATGCCGCCGACGGCGGGTGAAGGGATCGGTATTGATCGTCTGGTGATGCTGCTCACCGACTCACCGTCGATCCGGGATGTGATCCTCTTCCCGCATATGCGCCCACAAGCGTAA
- the prfB gene encoding peptide chain release factor 2 (programmed frameshift), with the protein MEINPILNSIKDLSERSETIRGYLDYDHKHDRLTEVNRELEDPNVWNNPAYAQELGRERSLLAQIVETLDEMSSGLVDAKDLLLMSAEEEDQAAVDDVAAEVERLRASLEKLEFRRMFSGEMDPNNAYLDIQAGSGGTEAQDWANILLRMYLRWADKRGFDATIMELSAGEVAGIKGATVHIKGEYAFGWLRTEIGVHRLVRKSPFDSGNRRHTSFSAVFVSPEIDDNIEIDINPSDLRIDTYRSSGAGGQHVNTTDSAVRITHVPTNTVVSCQNERSQHANKDTAMKMLRARLYEQEVQKRNAASQALEDTKSDIGWGHQIRSYVLDASRIKDLRTNIERSDCDKVLDGDIDEYLIASLKQGL; encoded by the exons ATGGAAATCAACCCGATCCTAAACAGCATCAAGGATTTGTCCGAACGCTCCGAAACCATTCGGGGGTATCTT GACTACGATCACAAACATGATCGTCTGACCGAAGTAAACCGCGAGCTGGAAGATCCAAACGTCTGGAACAACCCGGCCTACGCCCAGGAACTGGGGCGCGAGCGTTCCCTGCTGGCGCAGATCGTGGAAACCCTCGACGAAATGTCTTCCGGGCTGGTCGATGCCAAAGACCTGCTGCTGATGTCCGCTGAAGAAGAAGACCAGGCTGCCGTCGATGACGTCGCCGCCGAAGTCGAGCGCCTGCGTGCGTCGCTGGAAAAGCTCGAATTCCGTCGCATGTTCAGCGGCGAGATGGACCCCAACAACGCCTACCTGGACATCCAGGCCGGTTCCGGCGGCACCGAAGCGCAGGACTGGGCCAACATCCTGCTGCGCATGTACCTGCGCTGGGCCGACAAGCGCGGTTTCGACGCCACCATCATGGAACTGTCTGCCGGTGAAGTCGCCGGTATCAAAGGCGCTACCGTGCATATCAAGGGCGAATACGCCTTTGGCTGGTTGCGCACCGAGATCGGCGTTCATCGCCTGGTGCGCAAAAGCCCGTTCGACTCCGGCAACCGCCGCCATACCTCGTTCTCGGCCGTGTTCGTTTCGCCGGAAATCGATGACAACATCGAAATCGACATCAACCCGTCGGACCTGCGCATCGACACCTACCGCTCCTCCGGGGCCGGTGGTCAGCACGTAAACACCACCGACTCGGCGGTACGTATCACCCACGTTCCGACCAATACGGTGGTCAGCTGCCAGAACGAGCGTTCCCAGCATGCGAACAAGGACACCGCCATGAAAATGCTGCGGGCCCGTTTGTACGAGCAGGAAGTGCAGAAGCGCAACGCAGCGTCCCAGGCGCTTGAAGACACCAAATCCGACATCGGCTGGGGTCATCAGATTCGCTCCTATGTACTGGACGCCTCGCGCATCAAGGACCTGCGAACCAACATCGAACGCAGCGACTGCGACAAGGTGCTGGACGGCGATATCGACGAATACCTGATCGCAAGTCTCAAGCAAGGGCTGTAA
- a CDS encoding response regulator, which yields MHDGPMDDIKAPDENNAMVLLVDDQAMIGEAVRRGLAGHDSIDFHFCADPHQAVAQAVQLKPTVILQDLVMPGLDGLTLVREYRSNPLTRDIPIIVLSTKEDPLIKSAAFTAGANDYLVKLPDNIELVARIRYHSRSYMTLLQRDEAYRALRVSQQQLLDTNLVLQRLMNSDGLTGLSNRRHFDEYLELEWRRAVRDQTQLSLLMIDVDYFKAYNDNFGHLEGDEALRQVAKAIRNSCSRPSDLPARYGGEEFSMVLPNTSPGGARLLAEKLRQSVAGMNIPHIAPTPGSSLTISIGVATVTPQLDMTSRQLILDADKGLYQAKNNGRNQVAMG from the coding sequence ATGCATGATGGGCCAATGGACGACATCAAAGCCCCGGACGAAAACAATGCGATGGTGCTGCTGGTTGACGATCAGGCCATGATTGGCGAGGCGGTTCGGCGTGGTCTGGCCGGTCACGATTCGATCGACTTCCATTTTTGTGCCGATCCGCATCAGGCGGTTGCCCAGGCCGTGCAGCTCAAGCCGACCGTCATTCTTCAGGACCTGGTCATGCCGGGGCTGGACGGTTTGACGCTGGTGCGTGAATACCGCAGCAACCCGCTGACCCGCGACATCCCGATCATCGTGCTCTCCACCAAGGAAGATCCGTTGATCAAGAGCGCGGCGTTCACCGCCGGTGCCAACGACTATCTGGTCAAGCTGCCGGACAACATCGAACTGGTCGCGCGCATCCGTTACCACTCACGCTCTTACATGACGCTGTTGCAGCGTGATGAAGCCTACCGCGCCTTGCGGGTCAGCCAGCAGCAGTTGCTCGACACCAATCTGGTGTTGCAGCGCCTGATGAACTCCGACGGCCTGACCGGGCTGTCGAACCGTCGTCATTTCGATGAATACCTGGAGCTGGAGTGGCGAAGGGCGGTACGTGACCAGACCCAGCTGTCACTGCTGATGATCGATGTGGACTACTTCAAGGCCTACAACGATAACTTCGGCCATCTGGAGGGCGACGAAGCGTTGCGGCAAGTGGCCAAGGCCATCCGTAACAGTTGCAGTCGTCCGTCTGATCTGCCGGCACGCTACGGGGGTGAAGAGTTCTCGATGGTGCTGCCCAATACCTCACCCGGCGGTGCACGCCTGCTGGCAGAGAAGCTGCGCCAAAGCGTGGCGGGCATGAATATTCCGCACATCGCGCCGACGCCAGGGTCGAGCCTGACGATCAGTATCGGCGTTGCCACCGTAACGCCGCAGCTGGACATGACCAGTCGCCAGTTGATTCTGGACGCCGACAAAGGGCTTTATCAGGCCAAGAACAATGGACGTAACCAGGTGGCAATGGGCTGA
- a CDS encoding chemotaxis response regulator protein-glutamate methylesterase, translating to MKIAIVNDMPMAIEALRRALAFEPAHKIVWVAANGAEAVQRCREQIPDLILMDLIMPVMDGVEATRRIMAETPCAIVIVTVDREQNMRRVFEAMGHGALDVVDTPAIGGPNPKEAAMPLLRKVLNIEWLMGQRSNREQVVASPMRETTRRERLVAIGSSAGGPAALEVLLKALPANFSPAIVLVQHVDQVFAAGMADWLCSVSGVPVRLAREGETPQPGVVLLAGTNHHIRLLKDGTLAYTAEPVNEIYRPSIDVFFESVTRYWGGDAVGVLLTGMGRDGAQGLKAMRERGFLTIAQDQASSAVYGMPKAAAAIDAAVEIHSLPAIAPRLIEVFIQ from the coding sequence ATGAAGATTGCCATTGTCAATGACATGCCCATGGCCATCGAGGCCCTGCGTCGAGCGCTGGCCTTTGAACCCGCACACAAGATCGTCTGGGTGGCAGCCAATGGCGCCGAAGCGGTACAGCGTTGCAGGGAGCAGATCCCGGACCTGATCCTCATGGACCTGATCATGCCGGTGATGGATGGCGTGGAGGCCACGCGCCGGATCATGGCCGAAACGCCGTGCGCTATCGTCATCGTCACGGTTGATCGCGAGCAGAATATGCGTCGCGTCTTCGAAGCCATGGGCCATGGCGCGCTGGATGTGGTGGACACGCCGGCCATTGGTGGTCCCAACCCTAAGGAGGCCGCCATGCCGCTGTTGCGCAAGGTGCTCAATATCGAATGGCTGATGGGCCAGCGCAGCAATCGCGAGCAGGTTGTGGCCTCGCCGATGCGCGAGACAACCAGGCGCGAACGGCTGGTGGCCATCGGTTCTTCGGCGGGAGGCCCGGCTGCGCTGGAAGTCCTGCTCAAAGCGTTGCCGGCAAATTTCTCTCCAGCCATCGTGCTGGTGCAGCATGTTGATCAGGTGTTCGCGGCCGGCATGGCCGACTGGCTGTGTTCCGTCTCCGGCGTGCCGGTCCGGCTGGCTCGCGAGGGTGAAACTCCGCAGCCCGGTGTCGTGCTGCTGGCGGGCACCAATCACCATATTCGTTTGTTGAAAGACGGTACGTTGGCTTATACCGCGGAACCGGTGAATGAAATATACAGGCCTTCAATCGACGTGTTCTTCGAGAGCGTGACCCGTTATTGGGGGGGCGATGCCGTGGGTGTTTTACTGACCGGCATGGGTCGCGACGGTGCGCAGGGGCTCAAGGCCATGCGCGAGCGGGGGTTTCTGACCATCGCTCAGGATCAGGCCAGCTCTGCGGTGTACGGCATGCCCAAGGCCGCCGCCGCGATTGATGCCGCCGTTGAAATTCACTCGCTGCCTGCTATTGCACCTCGCTTGATCGAGGTATTTATTCAATGA